Proteins from a genomic interval of Solidesulfovibrio sp.:
- the uvrB gene encoding excinuclease ABC subunit UvrB — MLFQLESEYTPQGDQPRAIDEMAANLSQGVASQVLLGATGTGKTFSMAQVVARLNRPALVMAPNKTLAAQLYSEFKGLFPHNAVEYFVSYYDYYQPEAYLPRTDTYIEKDASINDDIDKLRHAATHSLLTRRDVLIVASVSCIYGLGSRDYYERMVLSLTVGEKTGMEAVLARLVEIQYERSDYDFHRGVFRVRGDVIELIPAYSRDRALRLEFFDDELEAILETDPLTGEVLGAMEKAIVFPASHYVSDRDNLNRAVADIREELRLRLTELKAANDLLAAQRLEMRTMQDLEMIEELGYCNGIENYSRHLDGRKAGEPPYTLLDYFPEDFILFVDESHITVPQIGGMYAGDRSRKQTLVDYGFRLPSALDNRPFNFEEFLQRIGQAVYVSATPGDWEIRRSEGVVVEQIIRPTGLLDPEVEVRPTKGQVDDLMAECRARAAAGERVLVTTLTKRMAEELNQYFNSMGVRARYLHSDIDTLERVAIIKALRQGEFDVLVGINLLREGLDIPEVSLVAILDADKEGFLRSARSLIQTFGRAARNAGGRVLLYADVVTGSMRLAMEETARRREKQEAFNAEAGIVPRTIIKGMDSVLDSLYGQGGQASGKASDGYAPGGYGQARATGASAAREELADYGDMSRKALEKKIKMLEREMREAAKALEFEKAAELRDRVAALRARLLEMG; from the coding sequence ATGCTTTTCCAGCTTGAATCCGAATACACCCCCCAGGGCGACCAGCCCCGGGCCATCGACGAAATGGCCGCCAACCTGTCCCAGGGCGTGGCCAGCCAGGTGCTGCTCGGCGCCACCGGTACGGGCAAGACCTTCTCCATGGCCCAAGTGGTGGCAAGGCTCAACCGGCCGGCCCTGGTCATGGCCCCCAACAAGACCCTGGCCGCCCAGCTCTACAGCGAATTCAAGGGGCTGTTCCCCCATAACGCCGTGGAGTACTTCGTCAGCTACTACGACTACTACCAGCCGGAAGCCTACCTGCCGCGCACGGACACCTACATCGAGAAAGACGCCTCCATAAATGATGACATCGACAAGCTGCGTCACGCCGCCACCCATTCGCTTTTAACCCGCCGCGACGTGCTCATCGTGGCCTCGGTCTCCTGCATCTACGGTCTGGGCTCGCGCGACTACTACGAGCGCATGGTCCTTTCGCTCACCGTGGGCGAGAAGACCGGCATGGAGGCGGTGCTGGCGAGGCTGGTGGAGATCCAGTACGAGCGCAGCGACTACGACTTCCACCGGGGCGTGTTTCGGGTGCGCGGCGACGTCATCGAACTCATTCCGGCCTACAGCCGCGACCGGGCCCTGCGCCTGGAATTTTTCGACGACGAGCTCGAAGCCATCCTGGAGACCGATCCGCTGACCGGCGAGGTTCTGGGCGCCATGGAAAAGGCCATCGTCTTCCCGGCCAGCCACTACGTCTCCGACCGCGACAACCTGAACCGGGCCGTGGCCGACATCCGCGAGGAACTGCGCCTGCGCCTGACCGAACTCAAAGCGGCGAACGACCTGCTGGCCGCCCAGCGCCTGGAAATGCGCACCATGCAGGATCTGGAGATGATCGAGGAGCTCGGCTACTGCAACGGCATCGAGAACTACTCCCGCCACCTCGACGGCCGCAAGGCCGGGGAGCCGCCCTATACGCTGCTCGATTATTTCCCCGAGGACTTCATCCTGTTCGTGGACGAGTCCCACATCACCGTGCCGCAAATCGGCGGCATGTACGCCGGCGACCGCTCGCGCAAGCAGACCCTGGTGGACTACGGTTTCCGCCTGCCCTCGGCCCTGGACAACCGGCCGTTCAATTTCGAGGAGTTCCTGCAGCGCATCGGCCAGGCGGTCTACGTCTCGGCCACGCCCGGGGACTGGGAGATACGCCGCAGCGAAGGCGTGGTGGTGGAGCAGATCATCCGCCCCACCGGCCTGCTCGACCCCGAGGTCGAGGTGCGGCCCACCAAGGGCCAGGTGGACGACCTCATGGCCGAGTGCCGGGCCCGGGCCGCGGCCGGCGAGCGCGTGCTGGTCACCACGCTGACCAAGCGCATGGCCGAGGAGCTCAACCAGTACTTCAACTCCATGGGCGTGCGCGCCCGCTACCTGCACTCGGACATCGACACCCTGGAGCGCGTGGCCATCATCAAGGCCCTGCGCCAGGGCGAATTCGACGTGCTGGTCGGCATCAACCTCCTGCGCGAGGGCCTGGACATCCCGGAAGTGTCCCTGGTGGCCATCCTGGACGCGGACAAGGAAGGCTTCCTGCGCTCGGCCCGCTCGCTCATCCAGACCTTCGGCCGGGCGGCCCGCAACGCCGGCGGCCGGGTCCTCCTCTACGCCGACGTGGTCACCGGCTCCATGCGCCTGGCCATGGAGGAGACGGCCCGGCGGCGCGAGAAGCAGGAAGCCTTCAACGCCGAGGCCGGCATCGTGCCGCGCACCATCATCAAGGGCATGGACAGTGTGCTCGACAGCCTGTACGGCCAGGGGGGGCAGGCCTCCGGCAAGGCGTCCGACGGCTACGCCCCGGGCGGCTACGGCCAGGCCCGGGCCACCGGGGCCTCGGCCGCCCGGGAAGAGCTGGCCGATTACGGCGACATGTCCAGGAAGGCCTTGGAGAAGAAAATCAAGATGCTGGAGCGGGAGATGCGCGAGGCGGCCAAGGCCCTGGAATTCGAGAAGGCGGCGGAGTTGCGCGACCGGGTGGCGGCGTTGCGGGCGCGGCTGCTGGAGATGGGCTGA
- a CDS encoding glycosyltransferase: MGPYDFFLPPVFDALPEGLADRLLMGTFGRKAAAQTGLAALRAAGAGRGDTALLARLGLESTLLAFDLDPGNVALARGILAMPGAAGLPAADRLALHAGASDVLGEAWRAALAAAERTGDWAEVAGRIAAGFPEAAAPLRSRLEGLAALAGGEAARIEAWRASLGQAPATPGLCWLLARAALALDGRLAGMVALQAYLARFPWCAQALLVLHDLAGGRDTALAPLAGELAILLYSWNKAASLGQTLEDILASELPERFRIVALDNGSGDATPEVLAAFAGRLGAERFTALRAPVNVGAPAGRNWLKHRPEVLAADFAAYVDDDVSLPGDWALRLGAAVAAFPGAGAYGCRIHDAGRPAVLQATEFFLEPAEAGEGIVASDLQLQAPDLGQFAYCRPALSVTGCCHLFSRQALAEGGDFDIRFSPSQFDDFDRDLRLALAGRFAVHQGHLAVGHLRGSGGDAARRRAAGANAHGNMQKLQGKYDAGDVRRLRREQRARLLTDIRKKAIWLSRREAKGGGELS; this comes from the coding sequence ATGGGACCGTACGACTTCTTCCTGCCGCCGGTCTTCGACGCCCTGCCCGAGGGGCTGGCCGACCGTCTGCTCATGGGTACCTTCGGCCGCAAGGCGGCGGCGCAGACGGGCCTGGCGGCGCTGCGGGCCGCCGGCGCCGGGCGCGGCGACACGGCACTGCTTGCGCGCCTGGGCCTGGAGTCGACGCTTCTGGCCTTCGACCTGGACCCGGGAAACGTTGCCCTGGCCCGGGGAATACTGGCCATGCCCGGCGCGGCCGGTCTGCCCGCCGCCGACCGCCTGGCCTTGCACGCGGGAGCCTCCGATGTCCTGGGCGAGGCCTGGCGTGCCGCCCTGGCCGCGGCCGAGCGGACCGGGGACTGGGCGGAGGTCGCCGGCCGCATCGCGGCCGGTTTCCCGGAGGCGGCCGCGCCCCTGCGGTCGCGCCTGGAAGGGCTGGCCGCCCTGGCCGGCGGCGAGGCGGCCCGCATCGAGGCCTGGCGCGCAAGCCTCGGCCAGGCGCCGGCAACCCCGGGCCTTTGCTGGCTGCTGGCCCGGGCCGCCCTGGCCCTGGACGGCCGGCTGGCCGGGATGGTCGCCCTTCAGGCCTATTTGGCCCGCTTTCCCTGGTGCGCCCAGGCCCTGCTCGTGCTCCACGACCTGGCCGGGGGCCGCGACACGGCCCTGGCGCCGCTTGCCGGCGAACTGGCCATCCTGCTCTATTCCTGGAACAAGGCCGCCTCGCTCGGCCAGACCCTGGAAGACATCCTGGCCAGCGAGCTGCCGGAGCGTTTTCGCATCGTCGCCCTGGACAACGGCTCCGGCGACGCCACGCCCGAGGTGCTGGCCGCCTTTGCCGGACGCCTGGGCGCAGAGCGCTTTACGGCCCTTCGCGCGCCGGTCAACGTGGGCGCGCCGGCCGGGCGCAACTGGCTCAAGCACCGGCCCGAGGTGCTGGCCGCCGATTTCGCCGCCTACGTGGACGACGACGTGTCCCTGCCCGGGGACTGGGCGCTTCGCCTGGGCGCGGCCGTGGCCGCCTTTCCCGGGGCCGGGGCCTACGGCTGCCGCATCCACGACGCCGGCCGGCCGGCCGTGCTGCAGGCCACTGAATTTTTCCTCGAACCGGCCGAGGCCGGGGAGGGGATCGTTGCCTCGGACCTGCAACTGCAGGCCCCGGACCTGGGGCAGTTCGCCTACTGCCGGCCGGCGCTGAGCGTCACCGGCTGCTGCCACCTCTTTTCCCGCCAGGCGTTGGCCGAGGGCGGCGATTTCGACATCCGCTTTTCCCCCTCCCAGTTCGACGATTTCGACCGCGACCTGCGGCTGGCCCTGGCCGGCCGTTTCGCCGTCCACCAGGGCCACCTGGCCGTGGGCCACCTGCGGGGAAGCGGCGGCGACGCGGCCAGGCGGCGGGCCGCCGGGGCCAACGCCCACGGCAACATGCAAAAGCTCCAAGGCAAGTACGACGCCGGCGACGTGCGGCGCCTGCGCCGGGAACAGCGCGCCCGGCTCTTGACCGACATCCGCAAAAAAGCCATCTGGCTCTCCCGCCGCGAGGCCAAGGGAGGAGGGGAGCTTTCATGA
- a CDS encoding PaaI family thioesterase: protein MKREIARPYPDGRCFYCGPDNAQGLGLRFYHDEATAETSTEYLPEERFVGQGDILHGAIQMGLLDELMGWACYVHTGEMAVTTDMRFRFRRPLYIAGTPVRAACRVTGRDGPRVRMEAELVDAAGVVCLTATGTYHILPAERFEAVVRARPTGEG, encoded by the coding sequence ATGAAACGGGAGATCGCCAGGCCGTATCCGGATGGACGCTGCTTTTATTGCGGCCCGGACAACGCGCAAGGGCTGGGCCTCAGGTTCTACCACGACGAGGCGACGGCCGAGACCTCGACGGAATATCTGCCCGAGGAGCGGTTCGTCGGCCAGGGCGACATCCTGCACGGCGCGATCCAGATGGGGCTGCTCGACGAGCTCATGGGCTGGGCCTGCTACGTGCACACCGGGGAGATGGCCGTGACCACGGACATGCGCTTCCGGTTCCGACGTCCGCTGTATATCGCCGGGACGCCGGTGCGGGCCGCCTGCCGGGTGACCGGCCGGGACGGCCCCCGGGTCCGCATGGAGGCCGAGCTGGTCGATGCCGCCGGCGTGGTCTGCCTTACGGCCACGGGCACGTATCACATCCTGCCGGCCGAGCGCTTCGAGGCCGTGGTGCGGGCCAGGCCGACCGGGGAGGGCTGA
- the ligA gene encoding NAD-dependent DNA ligase LigA gives MTEPQDAAGRLRQLRQRIHHLDYRYYVLDDPEVEDAAYDALYRELKALEAAHPELGDPNSPTKRVGGTVLPAFASRPHRLAMYSLDNAMSEAEWLDFVTRAANKLEKEGLPFTRSFWVDPKFDGLALEILYENGVYVGALTRGDGEVGEDVTENVRTIKNVPLDLRPHAAKAGLPVPALLEVRGEVVMTRQDFYELNERQRELGGKVFANPRNAAAGSVRQLDSAVSASRPLTFFAYAVGSMDFGGTPPDWETHSAVMTGLRSLGLPVADEGRVVGMDGVYPYFTAMGARRQELPFEIDGVVVKVDSLALQEALGFTGRAPRFALALKFPAHEAETVLRNIEVQVGRTGVLTPVALLEPVSLAGVTVARATLHNEDEIKAKDLREGDTVVVRRAGDVIPEVVRVVPEKRPAHAEAYVFPHVCPSCGSPAVRAPGEAAWRCVNLACPAMLRRGIAYFVSKSGLDIEGLGHKWVETLIDKGMVRTPADLFDLTEADLLPLERMAEKSAANFVAAVAAAKGKATLQRLIAALGIPQVGTRTARTLAGHFTDLDALAAATVEELTALPDIGPEVARSIREFCDNAANRAMLARFKDIGLWPVAAAKPATPVAATALTGKKFLFTGTLPDLSREKAQALVEAAGGRVVSSVSRKLDFLVAGADPGSKLAKARDLGLTVLSPEAFQALLAEAGPTPPTRKSLLDT, from the coding sequence ATGACCGAGCCGCAAGACGCCGCCGGGCGCCTGCGCCAACTGCGCCAGCGCATTCACCATCTCGACTACCGCTACTACGTGCTCGACGACCCGGAAGTCGAGGACGCGGCCTACGATGCCCTCTACCGGGAACTGAAAGCCCTGGAGGCGGCCCATCCCGAGCTGGGCGACCCCAATTCGCCCACCAAGCGCGTGGGCGGCACGGTCCTGCCGGCCTTCGCCTCCCGGCCCCACAGGCTGGCCATGTACAGCCTGGACAACGCCATGAGCGAGGCCGAGTGGCTCGATTTCGTCACCCGGGCCGCCAACAAGCTGGAAAAGGAGGGCCTGCCGTTTACCCGCTCCTTCTGGGTCGACCCCAAATTCGACGGCCTGGCCCTGGAAATCCTCTACGAGAACGGCGTCTATGTCGGGGCGCTGACGCGCGGCGACGGCGAGGTGGGCGAGGACGTGACGGAAAACGTGCGCACCATCAAGAACGTGCCCCTGGACCTGCGCCCCCACGCCGCCAAGGCCGGGCTGCCCGTGCCGGCCCTGCTGGAGGTGCGCGGCGAGGTGGTCATGACCCGCCAGGATTTCTACGAGCTCAACGAACGCCAGCGCGAGCTGGGCGGCAAGGTCTTCGCCAACCCCCGCAACGCCGCCGCCGGCTCGGTGCGCCAGCTCGATTCCGCCGTTTCGGCCTCGCGTCCGCTGACCTTTTTCGCCTACGCCGTGGGGTCCATGGATTTCGGCGGGACGCCCCCGGACTGGGAGACCCATTCCGCCGTCATGACCGGCCTGCGCTCCCTGGGCCTGCCCGTGGCCGACGAGGGCCGGGTGGTGGGCATGGACGGCGTCTACCCTTATTTCACGGCCATGGGCGCCCGGCGCCAGGAGCTGCCCTTCGAGATCGACGGCGTGGTGGTCAAGGTCGACAGCCTGGCCTTGCAGGAGGCCCTGGGGTTCACGGGCCGGGCCCCGCGTTTCGCCCTGGCGCTGAAGTTCCCGGCCCACGAGGCCGAGACGGTGCTTCGAAACATCGAGGTGCAGGTGGGCCGCACGGGCGTGCTCACGCCGGTGGCCCTCCTGGAGCCCGTGTCCCTGGCCGGGGTGACGGTCGCCCGGGCCACGCTGCACAACGAGGACGAGATCAAGGCCAAGGACCTGAGGGAGGGCGACACGGTGGTGGTGCGCCGGGCCGGAGACGTCATCCCGGAGGTGGTCCGGGTGGTGCCGGAAAAGCGGCCGGCCCATGCGGAGGCCTACGTGTTTCCGCATGTCTGCCCGTCGTGCGGCTCGCCGGCCGTGCGCGCTCCGGGCGAGGCGGCCTGGCGTTGCGTCAACCTGGCCTGCCCGGCCATGCTGCGCCGGGGCATCGCCTATTTCGTGTCCAAGTCGGGCCTGGACATCGAGGGCCTGGGGCACAAGTGGGTGGAAACGCTCATCGACAAGGGCATGGTCCGCACGCCGGCCGACCTGTTCGACCTCACCGAGGCCGACCTGCTGCCCCTGGAGCGCATGGCCGAGAAGTCGGCGGCCAATTTCGTGGCCGCCGTGGCGGCGGCCAAGGGCAAGGCGACCCTGCAAAGGCTCATCGCCGCCCTGGGCATTCCGCAAGTCGGCACGCGCACGGCCCGCACCCTGGCCGGGCATTTCACGGACCTCGACGCCCTGGCCGCAGCCACGGTCGAGGAGCTGACCGCCCTGCCGGACATCGGCCCGGAGGTGGCCCGGTCCATCCGCGAATTTTGCGACAACGCGGCCAACCGCGCGATGCTCGCCCGGTTCAAGGACATCGGCCTGTGGCCCGTGGCCGCGGCCAAGCCGGCGACACCGGTTGCGGCCACGGCCCTCACCGGAAAGAAGTTCCTTTTTACCGGCACGTTGCCGGACCTGTCCCGGGAGAAGGCCCAAGCCCTGGTGGAGGCGGCCGGCGGCCGGGTGGTGTCGTCGGTGTCCAGGAAGCTCGACTTCCTGGTGGCCGGGGCCGATCCCGGCTCCAAGCTGGCCAAGGCCCGGGATCTCGGCCTGACGGTGCTGTCGCCCGAGGCGTTCCAGGCCCTGCTGGCCGAAGCCGGCCCCACCCCGCCAACCCGCAAATCCCTCCTCGACACCTAA
- a CDS encoding L-serine ammonia-lyase, with protein sequence MDRRCFLKSALLAGVGAGVLRGLPATARGIPAAAFPELPRDVCYPGPPSGTIVTSVTDLYKVGPGPSSSHTLAPLRIAADFRDYLESLPPQALAGAAHIRAHLYGSLSATGKGHRTDRALLAGLLGQKPETCDPAVMDDLADEAKPRVTAVGGKTFTLGRDTIVWDRVDHDYPFSNTLVMKLVSSDGAVLASREYYSTGGGFFAFKGRPVEERGQPPHPYGSMTAFKEVAAKSGKTLHEIMLENEQAIMGVDAAKVNAHLDLVLDTMLAGVELGLREEGLLPAPFAFHRKARRIHERAKAMQGGEALLQLVSSYALAVSEGNAAGRLAVTAPTLGSAGTMPALAYVLHHHLQRDRQAMRRGLLAAALVGYLCKNNASVAGAEVGCQGEIGVASSMAAAMLAYATGASLEATEVAATIALEHHLGMSCDPVGGFVLIPCIERNAFGALKAYNAALMAQNEIVSEHWEDLDRVIMAMLQTGKALPPQFREMGTAGLGMTMVNC encoded by the coding sequence ATGGATCGCCGCTGCTTTCTCAAATCCGCCCTGCTGGCCGGCGTCGGCGCCGGGGTGTTGCGCGGGCTGCCGGCAACGGCCCGGGGCATCCCGGCTGCGGCCTTTCCGGAGCTGCCCCGCGATGTCTGCTATCCCGGCCCGCCGTCCGGAACGATCGTCACCTCGGTGACCGACCTCTACAAGGTCGGCCCGGGGCCGTCGAGCTCCCATACGCTGGCGCCGCTGCGCATCGCCGCCGATTTCCGGGACTACCTCGAAAGCCTGCCGCCCCAAGCCCTGGCCGGGGCCGCGCACATCCGGGCGCATCTGTACGGCAGCCTCTCGGCCACCGGCAAGGGCCACCGCACCGACCGGGCCCTCCTGGCCGGACTCTTGGGCCAGAAACCCGAAACCTGCGACCCGGCCGTCATGGACGACCTGGCCGACGAGGCCAAGCCGCGCGTCACGGCCGTCGGCGGCAAGACCTTCACCCTCGGCCGGGACACCATCGTCTGGGACCGCGTCGACCACGACTACCCCTTCAGCAACACCCTGGTCATGAAGCTCGTGTCCTCGGACGGCGCCGTGCTGGCCTCGCGCGAATACTATTCCACGGGCGGCGGGTTTTTCGCCTTCAAGGGCAGGCCCGTGGAAGAGCGCGGCCAGCCGCCCCACCCCTACGGCAGCATGACGGCCTTCAAGGAAGTGGCGGCCAAAAGCGGCAAGACGCTCCACGAGATCATGCTGGAAAACGAACAGGCCATCATGGGCGTGGACGCGGCCAAGGTCAACGCCCACCTGGACCTCGTCCTCGACACCATGCTCGCCGGCGTGGAGCTGGGCCTGCGCGAGGAGGGGCTCTTGCCCGCGCCGTTCGCCTTCCACCGCAAGGCCAGGCGCATCCACGAGCGGGCCAAGGCCATGCAGGGCGGCGAGGCGCTGCTGCAACTCGTCAGCAGCTACGCCCTGGCCGTGTCCGAGGGCAACGCCGCCGGCCGCCTGGCCGTGACCGCGCCGACCCTGGGCTCGGCCGGCACCATGCCGGCCCTCGCCTACGTCCTGCACCACCACTTGCAACGCGACCGCCAGGCCATGCGCCGGGGGCTCCTGGCCGCCGCCCTGGTCGGATATCTCTGTAAAAACAACGCCAGCGTGGCCGGCGCGGAAGTCGGCTGCCAGGGCGAAATCGGCGTGGCCTCGTCCATGGCCGCCGCCATGCTGGCCTATGCCACGGGCGCCTCCCTGGAGGCCACCGAAGTGGCGGCCACCATCGCCCTGGAACACCACCTGGGCATGTCCTGCGACCCAGTGGGCGGCTTCGTGCTCATCCCCTGCATCGAGCGCAACGCCTTCGGGGCGCTCAAGGCCTACAACGCCGCGCTCATGGCCCAAAACGAGATCGTCTCCGAGCATTGGGAGGACCTCGACCGGGTCATCATGGCCATGCTGCAAACCGGCAAGGCCCTGCCGCCCCAGTTTCGCGAAATGGGCACCGCCGGATTGGGGATGACCATGGTGAATTGTTAG
- a CDS encoding TIGR00730 family Rossman fold protein → MQSVCVFCGSSSGFDPAYVDTANALGRLLAAEGLTLIYGGACVGLMGAVADAVLAAGGRAVGVLPDFLRRKELAHPRLSELHVVSSMHERKARMAELADGFIALPGGMGTLEEFCEIITWAQLGLHKKPCGLLNVQHYYDALLEFVSRMAEDGFLKEAHKGLVLSEDTPQRLLTALRAFEPVRVEKWVDRKEKA, encoded by the coding sequence ATGCAGAGCGTGTGTGTTTTTTGCGGTTCGTCCTCGGGGTTCGACCCCGCCTATGTCGACACGGCCAATGCCCTGGGCAGGTTGCTGGCCGCCGAGGGGCTGACGCTCATCTACGGCGGCGCCTGCGTCGGGCTCATGGGGGCGGTGGCGGACGCGGTGCTGGCCGCCGGCGGCCGGGCGGTGGGTGTCTTGCCGGATTTTTTGCGCCGCAAGGAGCTGGCCCATCCGCGGCTTTCGGAACTGCACGTGGTGTCGTCCATGCACGAGCGCAAGGCGCGCATGGCCGAGCTGGCCGACGGCTTCATCGCCCTGCCGGGCGGCATGGGCACGCTGGAGGAGTTCTGCGAGATCATCACCTGGGCGCAGCTGGGGCTGCACAAAAAGCCCTGCGGCCTGCTCAACGTGCAGCACTACTACGACGCCCTGCTGGAATTCGTCTCGCGCATGGCCGAGGACGGCTTCCTCAAGGAAGCGCACAAGGGGCTGGTACTGTCCGAGGACACTCCCCAGCGGCTGCTGACGGCCCTGCGGGCCTTCGAACCCGTGCGGGTGGAGAAGTGGGTGGACCGCAAGGAGAAGGCGTAA
- a CDS encoding potassium channel protein: MTEHRSRRLLRLHGRAVRLHHRLGSWGPLIGGLIALVTVFCLGVFGYMQVEGWSFFDSLYQVVITLSTVGFQEVYPLTRDGRILTMLLIVSGVGSFAYLVGSFTQVLVEGRLQQYLGKRRMQKIIDSLSDHVIICGYGRIGAVVAREILAENVAAVVVENNPEIIRVLDEQGIPYVLGDATADEVLLAAGLTRAKTLVAALTQEAANVYVTLTARQLNPSIRIVARADAQGHSQRLERAGADQVLVPHLYGGVRMAQSVLRPTVTSFLELAGRSGTIDLQMEELQVGEDSEIVDQNLIDARIRPRFNLIVIAIKKASGEMIFNPQPQAVLEAGDTMILVGSKDNLDGLREIL, from the coding sequence ATGACGGAGCACCGCTCCCGGCGCCTGTTGCGCCTGCATGGCCGGGCGGTGCGGCTGCACCACCGCCTGGGCTCGTGGGGGCCGCTCATCGGCGGCCTGATCGCCCTGGTCACGGTCTTTTGCCTCGGCGTGTTCGGCTACATGCAGGTGGAGGGCTGGAGCTTTTTCGACAGCCTCTACCAGGTCGTCATCACCCTTTCCACGGTGGGCTTCCAGGAAGTCTATCCGCTGACCCGCGACGGCCGCATCCTGACCATGCTGCTCATCGTCTCGGGCGTGGGCTCGTTCGCCTATCTGGTCGGCTCCTTCACCCAGGTGCTGGTGGAAGGGCGGCTGCAACAGTACCTGGGGAAGCGGCGCATGCAGAAGATCATCGACAGCCTGAGCGACCATGTCATCATCTGCGGCTACGGCCGCATCGGCGCCGTCGTCGCCCGGGAGATCCTGGCCGAGAACGTGGCCGCGGTCGTGGTGGAGAACAATCCCGAAATCATCCGCGTCCTGGACGAGCAGGGCATTCCCTACGTCCTGGGCGACGCCACGGCCGACGAAGTCCTGCTCGCCGCCGGGCTGACCCGGGCCAAGACCCTGGTGGCCGCCCTGACCCAGGAGGCGGCCAACGTCTACGTGACGCTCACGGCCCGCCAGCTCAACCCGTCCATTCGCATCGTGGCCCGGGCCGACGCCCAGGGCCATTCCCAGCGCCTGGAGCGCGCCGGAGCCGACCAGGTGCTCGTGCCCCACCTCTACGGCGGCGTGCGCATGGCCCAGTCGGTGCTGCGGCCCACGGTCACCAGCTTCCTGGAGCTGGCCGGCCGCAGCGGGACCATCGACCTGCAAATGGAGGAGTTGCAAGTCGGCGAGGATTCCGAAATCGTCGACCAGAACCTCATCGACGCCCGCATCCGGCCGCGCTTCAACCTCATCGTCATCGCCATCAAGAAGGCTTCCGGCGAGATGATCTTCAATCCCCAGCCGCAAGCCGTGCTGGAAGCCGGCGACACCATGATCCTCGTCGGCAGCAAGGACAACCTGGACGGCCTGCGGGAAATCCTTTGA
- the aat gene encoding leucyl/phenylalanyl-tRNA--protein transferase: MPIFALTDEPTLFPRPSLAEPGGLLAVGGDLCPERLVAAYRRGIFPWYDEDSPILWWSPDPRPILFPGQVHVARRLERTLRSGKFRLSLDTDFGGVIRGCAGAARAAGNGTWILPEMIEAYEALHAAGIAHSVEAWQDGVLVGGAYGVAIGKAFFGESMFHAATDASKVAFVSLCRHLDRLGFHFIDCQQTTGHLCRFGAVEVRRGEFTKRLEAARESGDVPGPWTFGAP; this comes from the coding sequence ATGCCGATTTTTGCCTTGACGGACGAGCCGACGCTTTTTCCCCGGCCAAGCCTGGCCGAACCCGGCGGACTTCTGGCCGTGGGGGGTGATTTGTGCCCCGAGCGGCTGGTCGCCGCCTATCGCCGGGGCATTTTTCCCTGGTACGACGAGGACAGCCCCATCCTGTGGTGGTCGCCGGACCCCCGGCCCATCCTGTTCCCCGGCCAAGTGCACGTCGCGCGCCGGCTGGAGCGGACGCTGCGTTCGGGCAAGTTCCGCCTCAGCCTGGACACGGACTTCGGCGGCGTCATCCGGGGCTGCGCCGGGGCGGCGCGGGCCGCCGGTAACGGCACCTGGATCCTGCCCGAGATGATCGAGGCCTACGAGGCCCTGCACGCCGCCGGCATCGCCCACAGCGTCGAGGCCTGGCAGGACGGGGTGCTCGTCGGCGGGGCCTACGGCGTGGCCATCGGCAAGGCCTTTTTCGGGGAATCCATGTTCCATGCCGCAACCGACGCCTCGAAAGTGGCGTTCGTCAGCCTGTGCCGGCACCTGGACCGGCTGGGCTTTCATTTCATCGACTGCCAGCAGACGACCGGGCATCTGTGCCGTTTCGGCGCGGTGGAGGTGCGGCGCGGCGAATTCACCAAGCGCCTGGAAGCGGCCCGGGAGTCCGGGGACGTGCCCGGGCCGTGGACGTTCGGGGCGCCGTGA